The Ovis canadensis isolate MfBH-ARS-UI-01 breed Bighorn chromosome 13, ARS-UI_OviCan_v2, whole genome shotgun sequence genome includes a region encoding these proteins:
- the BAMBI gene encoding BMP and activin membrane-bound inhibitor homolog: MDRHSSYIFVWLQLELCAMAVLLTKGEIRCYCDAAHCVATGYMCKSELSACFSRLLDPQNTNSPLTHGCLDSLASTADICQARQARNHSGSPLPSLECCHEDMCNYRGLQDVLTPPKGEASGQGNRYQHDGSRNLITKVQELTSSKELWFRAAVIAVPIAGGLILVLLIMLALRMLRSENKRLQEQRQQMLSRLHYSFHGHHSKKGQVAKLDLECMVPVSGHENCCLTCDKMRQADLSHDRILSLVHWGMYSGHGKLEFV, encoded by the exons ATGGATCGCCACTCCAGCTACATCTTCGTCTGGCTGCAGCTTGAACTCTGCGCCATGGCGGTCCTGCTCACCAAAG GTGAAATCAGATGCTACTGTGATGCAGCCCACTGCGTGGCTACTGGTTACATGTGTAAATCTGAACTGAGCGCCTGCTTCTCCAGACTCCTGGATCCTCAGAACACCAATTCCCCGCTCACCCATGGCTGCCTGGACTCCCTGGCAAGCACAGCGGACATCTGCCAAGCCAGACAGGCTCGCAACCACTCCGGGAGCCCCTTGCCCTCTTTGGAGTGCTGTCATGAAGACATGTGTAACTATAGGGGGCTACAGGATGTCCTCACCCCGCCCAAGGGGGAGGCCTCAG GACAAGGGAACAGGTATCAGCACGATGGTAGCAGAAACCTCATCACCAAAGTACAGGAGCTGACGTCCTCCAAAGAGCTGTGGTTCCGGGCGGCGGTGATCGCAGTTCCCATCGCTGGGGGGCTGATCCTGGTGTTGCTAATTATGCTGGCCCTGAGGATGCTGCGGAGCGAGAACAAGAGGCTACAGGAGCAGCGGCAGCAGATGCTCTCACGCTTGCACTACAGCTTCCATGGACACCACTCCAAAAAGGGGCAGGTGGCGAAGTTGGACTTGGAGTGCATGGTGCCCGTGAGTGGCCATGAGAACTGCTGTCTGACCTGCGATAAGATGAGACAAGCCGACCTCAGCCACGACCGCATCCTGTCGCTTGTGCACTGGGGCATGTACAGCGGGCACGGGAAGCTGGAGTTCGTATGA